From Alteromonas sp. RKMC-009, one genomic window encodes:
- a CDS encoding sialate O-acetylesterase, with amino-acid sequence MTRLIISMFVLLCCPVQALTVHRLISDSAVLQRNHTIPVKGTSESETVSIWLNDTLTGKAKVTSGQWEINLPAREAGGPFTLKIRGDSELTFSDIYFGDVFLASGQSNMELTMARVEEAYPEDVSQADFPLIREFTVPDKYRFDAENKNYEAGKWLTATPQNIRQLSAVGYYFANKIHNSENVPVGIINAALGGSPIEAWMARETLAPYPDAIAAGDFFAKQENIIRTQEQEREAVDNWYKTLNDKDKGMQETPWYTPELDDSQWQSIAMPEDLKGYDEGFAGVWWLRKHVHLDSVPDQSFILRLGRIVDADEAWVNGVKVGNTTYQYPPRRYTVPASALKKGDNVITVRVTSNGGTTGFVTDKPYFLGASEGSSIPLDGDWKYKLSYRTTETPATTFIRWKPMGLFNAMIAPAAGYPLSGVLWYQGESNASRPSGYSDKLIAMMANWRSRWEAPDLPFFIIQLTNFMERKPEPGESSWAELRGEQAKAAADPATALIVTIDIGEWNDIHPVNKHEVGHRVALAAENMVYRKNVNFNGPIVKSVKPSGKQVELTFDSPLDHERFNDTPASFAIAGADGNYKWAKSTLQGNKVILSHPAISKPEKVRYAWADNPAVSVYDLSGLPAAPFEMNVSP; translated from the coding sequence ATGACCCGTTTAATTATCAGTATGTTTGTTCTTCTGTGCTGTCCGGTCCAGGCATTGACTGTGCACCGCCTTATTTCCGATAGTGCGGTACTACAACGTAATCACACTATTCCGGTAAAGGGAACTTCAGAAAGTGAAACGGTTTCAATCTGGCTAAACGACACACTCACCGGAAAAGCCAAGGTGACCAGCGGCCAGTGGGAAATAAACTTACCAGCCAGAGAAGCCGGAGGACCTTTCACACTGAAGATTAGAGGTGACAGCGAACTGACATTCTCCGATATATATTTCGGAGATGTATTTCTGGCTTCAGGGCAATCAAACATGGAGCTTACCATGGCCAGGGTTGAAGAAGCCTACCCTGAAGATGTCAGTCAGGCTGACTTCCCTCTCATCCGTGAATTTACAGTTCCGGATAAATATCGTTTTGATGCTGAAAACAAAAATTATGAAGCTGGCAAATGGCTCACTGCTACCCCGCAAAATATCAGGCAACTTTCGGCTGTAGGTTATTACTTTGCCAACAAAATCCATAACTCTGAAAATGTGCCGGTAGGCATAATAAACGCTGCCTTAGGAGGCTCTCCCATCGAAGCCTGGATGGCCAGAGAAACGTTGGCACCTTATCCTGATGCAATAGCGGCAGGTGACTTTTTCGCAAAACAAGAAAATATTATCAGGACACAGGAACAAGAACGGGAAGCAGTTGATAACTGGTATAAGACGCTGAATGATAAAGACAAAGGCATGCAGGAAACGCCCTGGTATACACCTGAATTGGATGATAGTCAGTGGCAGTCAATTGCGATGCCGGAAGATTTAAAAGGTTATGATGAGGGATTTGCCGGGGTTTGGTGGTTAAGAAAACATGTTCATCTTGACAGCGTGCCCGACCAATCTTTTATTCTGCGATTAGGTCGCATTGTTGATGCTGATGAAGCATGGGTAAACGGAGTAAAAGTTGGTAACACCACCTATCAGTATCCACCCCGACGCTACACTGTACCAGCATCGGCATTAAAAAAAGGGGACAATGTGATCACCGTCAGAGTAACCTCCAATGGTGGCACAACAGGTTTTGTAACAGACAAACCATACTTTTTAGGCGCCTCTGAAGGTAGCAGCATTCCTCTGGACGGTGACTGGAAGTATAAATTGTCATACCGCACAACTGAGACCCCGGCCACCACGTTTATTCGCTGGAAACCCATGGGTTTATTCAATGCGATGATAGCGCCGGCTGCAGGCTATCCGTTATCGGGAGTATTATGGTATCAAGGGGAGTCCAACGCTTCCCGTCCTTCCGGATACAGCGATAAATTAATAGCCATGATGGCTAACTGGCGTAGCCGCTGGGAGGCACCCGATTTGCCTTTCTTCATTATACAGTTGACAAATTTTATGGAACGAAAACCTGAGCCGGGCGAAAGTAGCTGGGCAGAACTTCGCGGTGAACAAGCCAAAGCAGCAGCCGACCCCGCGACCGCCCTTATTGTTACAATCGACATAGGTGAATGGAATGATATTCACCCTGTTAATAAGCATGAAGTTGGACACAGAGTGGCACTTGCCGCAGAAAACATGGTTTACCGGAAAAACGTGAACTTTAACGGACCAATAGTTAAATCAGTAAAACCTTCAGGTAAGCAAGTTGAGCTTACTTTCGACTCACCACTGGACCATGAACGTTTTAACGATACCCCGGCCAGCTTTGCCATAGCCGGCGCAGATGGTAATTACAAATGGGCAAAGTCGACCCTTCAGGGTAATAAGGTAATTCTGTCCCATCCTGCAATCAGTAAACCTGAAAAAGTGCGTTATGCATGGGCCGATAATCCTG